A region of the Methylobacterium nodulans ORS 2060 genome:
TCTGATGGGCCGCTCTGCCACGGCCTCTCTCTTCTGCTGGCACAGCCGGTGGCGAACCGATCCCAACGGCCCGGGCTGCTGACGCAGCGGGCGCCGACGCACGGGACCGTTGGCCCATCTCGGATTTTCGACGCCAAGCCACAGGCTTGCCGAAAATCCGAGACCGGTACCAACGGTCATTTTCAAGGCCGGTTGGTATCACTTGTCATGATGACCAGCCACCACGCGGTCGGTGAGGGCCATCAGCAGCCCGGACACGACGAAGACCATGTGGATCCCGACCAGCCACATCAGGTCACGGTCGACGTTGTTCTTGACGTCCATGAACGACTTGAGCAGCTGAATGGCGGAGATGGCCACGATGGACGACATCAGCTTGAGCTTGAGTCCCGTGAAGTCGATCGTGCCCATCCACTCGGGCCAGTCCTTGTGGTCGGTATGGTCGAATTTCGAGACGAAGTTCTCGTAACCTGAGAACATCACGATGATCAGCAGTGAAGCCGTGAACGACAGATCCACGAGCGTCAGCACGCCGAGAATGGTCTGGGCCTCGGCGGCTTCCCAGGCGTGCAATGCGAAGTGCAGCAACTCCTGTGCCAGCTTGATCAGCAACACAACCAGTCCGATCATCAGCGCCACGTAGAACGGCGCCAGCAGCCAGCGTGAGGCAAACAGCGTCCGCTCGAAGATCCGCTCCAACATCCGTCTCGCTCTCCCTGCAGCCTTGGCCGGACCGCTCCTATGAGCGAGATTGCCGGCCAAGGCGAGGGGTGGGCCGGGGCGCCCCCCGCCCCCAGGGCACCGGTGCTCGACGACCTGTTCTCGTCGGCGCCGGCTGCCCGGCCCTGTTCGGAACAGGGGATACCCCCGCGGGGTTTCCCAGATCACATCCGGGCGCATGCGCCCGGATGTGACAGTGCAATCTGGGTGCAGGATGCACCTCCCCGGTTTGGAAGTGCGTATGATCAACGCAGCAGATGCGCTCTCCAGGGCGCAACGCGCAGAATACGCCGCGAAAGGGCGGTCGGACCTCGACCGGCGGCTGGCCCGGCTGAGCCCGGACGAGCGGAATGCCTTCTGGAAGGCGGTCAACGTCTCCTATGCGTCGGCACTGTTGCCCGCTCCGGATCTGATGACCGGGAGACCTGCGGATGCCGCGGCCCTATGAACCTCATGCGGATGCCATCCGCACCGCGCACGCCATCGTCGACGACTTAGGCCATAAGCTCGCCTTCGCCGCGCGCGGTGCCGACCCGGCCGAAATCGAGAATGCGCGCCATGATCTCGTGGTCAGGATCGCGCAGGCGATCACCGATGCCGAGCAGGCGGCCATCGAACGCGCACAGGATTGTCCGAGGCCGGACTCCGGTCCTGGGAGCGGAATGGGTGACCCGTATCAGCTGTTCCTCAGGTTGCCGTCCGGTCCTCCATGAGGGCCTTGCGCGTGCCGGCGCGTCGGTCGAGGCGCTGCGACGTTGCCGCCTGCGCGGCCCGCACCCATCGACCGGTCAACGATCCCATGTCTCGCAGAAGCGGCCGATATCGTCCGACTGGAAATCACGGATGTGCTCCATGATTCGGGAGAACGGCCAATCCCACCAGGCGATGCGCTGCAAGCGCTCCGCAATATCGGGTGGGAAGCGTTCCCGAATCCGGCGCGCCGGAACGCCGGCGACGACCGCATAGGGCGCGACATCCCTGGTCACCACCGCGCCGGCGGCCAAAACCGCGCCGGTGCCGACCCGGACCCCCGGCAGCACGATCACCCCATGCCCGATCCAGACGTCATGGCCGATATGAACCCGGTCTTCGCGGCGGCGGAGGAAGAAGGCGTGGTCGCGCTTGGCGCCCGCATCGTAGTATTCCGGGCAATAGGTGAACCGATGCAGCGAGGGACGCTCGATCGGATGATTGGGAGCGCCGATGCGCACATGCGCGGCGATGGCGCAGAATTTGCCGATCTCGGCATCGGCGACGATCGAGTCGTGGCCGATATAGCTGTAATCGCCGATCGACGCATATTCGATCGAACAGCGGGCGAGAATCTCGCAGCAGGCCCCTAAGCTGGTCTCCCGAATGGACGTCGTCTCATCGACGATCGTCCGGGCGATCTTGGGTGCGCGCGTCGCGTCGTTCATGACACCAGGTTCCGTCGCCTGCGTTCCTGGTCGATATCCTCGACCGCCATGGCGCCGCCTGCGATGCGCCGGGTGAGCGCCGCCTCCATGAACCGACTGCCGAATGCCGTGATTTCATCGGCTTGCGGCCTCATCGAGGGGGCGCTTCGTCTCGTTCGCGAGCGGCCGGAAACCGCGTAAGCGGCACCGGAACCCCCATTAGGACCGGTATTTGCAGCCCTTGTGACGGCCCGATGGCGTCGGGCGCCATCCGCAAGGTCCCATCAATCGCCGGCTTCGGCGTTGCGGGCCTCCATGGTGGTCGAGGCGCTACGGTCGGCGCCCGGTCCTGGCCCGGGTGGCGGCGCCCGCCGGATAGCGCGTCGCGCAGACCCGGGCGGCCCCAGGATCCGCGACGGCGCCGACGGGCCGGCTCGCCCACCTGCGGCGGGCGAGCCGAGGACGGGCAATCAGGTGCGCAGGCTTACCGGATGCGGCCAGCGTTCACGAAGGATCACGGCCGGCGCGGCCATGATGCGCTCAGCTGTTGCGGGCTATGGCCTGCTCGGCAGCCACCAGCACGTCGAGCGCCCTCCACGGCTTCGGCATATAGGTCGCCGAGCGGGGCAAGTAATCGATCCGGTCGCCGGCCGCGCCGGAGGTCACCACCATCCGGATCCACGGCCACTTGAGCGCGATCATGCGCGCGAGGTCCACACCGTCGACGAGGTTGGGAAGGCGCACGTCGGCGAACACGAAGGCCACCTCGTCGGCGCGTTCCCGCAGGTAGTCCAGAGCCTCTTCGCCGCTCGCCGCCTCGACCACGCGCAGATCGGTCTCTTCGAGGAGGGCCGCAGCCAGGTCGCGCAGGTGGGGGTCGTCCTCGACCACCAGGGCTATTCCGCGTGAAAAAATCGCCTGTCCCATCCCTCAGGTCCTCATGAATGTGACTGGTTATGGAAGCGGTCGCACTGGGACTTGTAACGACATCATGTGGGGCAGGTTCAAGCGCTGCCATTATCCGATGAGATTTTTTTCCGATGATCGATGATGCGGTCGATGATCTACTACGAGCGCAATTGATTCGTGCGCCAGACAACCTTCTTCATCTACCAAGACCTGCCTGCAGGGAGGCACGCCTGCGACCGAGCCTGCGTCAGGGCTCGGCGGAAAGCTCTCGCGTTTCACGGATGCCGGCAGGCCGAGCCGTCCTCGGCCGCCGCAGGCTTCGGGCGGTCCACTGGTGAGACCCTCGACCCGTCCGCCCTCCCGTCCGCCCTCCCTTGGCGGATCAATCCGGCCTTCGCGCCCGGGGTCCGGGGTCCGCCGGCCGTGGCCCGCCCCGCGAGAATGGGGCCGGGGCATGCGGAGAGGGTCGGCCGGTGGGGCGGATTCGCCCATCGGCCGGCATCGGGCACCTCCCAAGAGCCGGACTCAAGAGTTCATGTTGGATAGCAGTACCTTGGTCGGTCATTCTCTCGCGCCGATGATGAGTTCTTCTGCCCAGTTCACGAGAAGGGAAGTATAGGCTTCTTGCCAGGGCGGCTCGGACAAGGCGTGATCGGCTCCCGCGATGACCCGGTAGGTGACGGATCGAGCCCGATCGAATGCGTCGCGATAATTGACGATGACGGGATGCGGCACGACATCGTCGAACTCGGATTCGACGATGAGCACATCGCCCCGAAAATTTGCGCAGGCTCCCAGTGCCCGATTCTCATCGGCACAGACGGGACCGCGTCGGTAGATCGCCAGCTCCCTTTTGTTGAGCTGTTGTTTCGGTACGGTCCAGTCGTGATCCTTGTAGAGGGCAGGCACCCGCAATCCGAGCCAGCGGACGGGCCTCAGCGAGGTCAGTATCGCCGCAAGATAGCCGCCGTAGCTGCTGCCGATCACACCGATCGCACCCGCATCCACATCGGCTTGGCCAGCGAGCTTGTCGTAGGCGGCAACGATATCCCTCAGATTATCTTCACGTGTAACCTTGTCCTGATCGGATTCGGTTTCTGCATGCCCATGAAGGTCGAAGGTGAGGCAGACGCAGCCGAGCGCCGCGATTCCGCGCGCGCGTGACAGATATTGATCCTGGTTGCCGGCCCAGCCATGCACGAACAGGATGCCGGGCGCTGCGATCGTCGGGCGGACCATAGTGCCGGCGATCCGCCGATGGTCGACCGGTATTTCGATTTGCTCATCCCGTATCATGGAGGTCAACCATTGCATATTTCGAAATGAAGCCCACCTCATCATCAACACCGCGGAACAAGGTGATCGAATCGGTGGGCGGATCTTTACTGTCTCCGTAGATCTCGACACAGGACGCGCGCACGACCCGAAGGCCCGGATCACCGGCGAATGCTTCCAGCGCGGCAATTTCCGCAGCGCTCGCGCCGCCCAAGCGCCAGGATTGTTCCAGGACGCCGGAACGCCAGCGTCCTCGTGCATCAAGCCCCTGAATCACATCGTAGTTCCTCCGGGAGACGAGCAGGCCCGGGAAATGCGCCCATGCGGCGCTGTCATAGGCCTGCGCCTGCCGAATGGCGATCCGCGCGAGCTTCGGGATATCGAGGGCGAGCAGGGCCTCGAACCCGTCGCGGACGACCACCAGGGTCGAGCCGCCATAGACCTCACGCCCGCTGTTGTCCGTGGTGACGCGCTGCGTCCCGTAATAGGTCACCAGGAGGTTGCAGCTTCGCACCTGACCAACGCTGTAGGTCGTCGTGCCGGTCAGGTTTTCTTCGAGGACGAGGCCGCAGCTGGAGAGCTCGTCAGGGTCGACGGCTTCGAGCGCGGTCTCCAGTTCGGCGAGATCCGAGAGCAGCACCTGCCCGCGCCCACCGGTGGCAAGAACCGGCTTGAGCCGCACTCTCCCGCATCGCAGGAGGGTCTCGGCTGCCCGGCGAGCATCCTCCCGCGTGAACACCGAGAACCCGGCGAGAACGAGGTTCTGCACGGCGTCGCCGAATGCGCGGTTCCATCCCGGCGGCGCGCATGCATCCGGGGTCACGAGCGGCTGGGTGATGGCTTTCGTGGCCACGAAAGCGTGCGGCACCACGCCTCCGAACAGATCCTGCTCACCGCGTATTCCGAGGCTTTGCGCCGTCTCGAGGCCGACGAGCGTCCGGCTCGGAACAAAATAGAGCCGCCCGGGATAGCGCGTCCCTGCATCATACTCTCCCCCGAACTCGAAATTCATGAGCCCGGCGAGCCGCTTTGCGATCTCGGTTCGTGTCATCCTTTCGTGAAGCGAGGAGAGCCCGCCGTCGGCGGCCGTGAGGACGACGACGACGCCGTTCGGCGCCGGCTGATGCAGATGAGGTCGTGCTTGCTGCGGCATGGCCTGAAGCCCGGGCGCACCATCGCGCGAAAAGCGCAGCCCTCGGCGGCGTGGACGGGAACCGCGGCGCGTCCGAAGCGACCGGACGCGCCCGACGCCGTTCCATGAGGGGCCATGTCAGCCTCGGTCTGCTCCGACCGAAGGATACGGCGTCGCGCCAGGCTCGTCTTCGAGGATCGAGATGCCGGGCGCATCCGGCTCATGGGGCCAGAGGAGGCGGACCTCCTCGGGCAGCGCCGCGCGAACCTTGTCGACCTGGCCGCGGTCCACATGGCGCGAGAGCACGCCGAACACCGCCTGCGACGCGGCCTGCACGTTCACCGGTCGCGTATTCGCCAGGCCTGCCGCGATGCCGTCCAGGAACTCGTCGAGGCTGCGCGACCGTTCCGGCTGATGACCCGGTCGCCACTGGTCATAGTAGTGTCCACGCACCAGAAGTGGCAGTTGAGCGCCGAGATGGGCGGCAAGCTCGAGCGGTACGCGGTCACGGATTCGGCGCAGGACGACCCCGAGGACGTGCCATGCGACTTCGCGGTCGGGACCGAGTTCCGCCATCAGCTCGTCGAGCCAGATATGGGTGATCTGAAGGGTCTTGTCGAAGACGGCGAGACCTGTCGCACTCATGAGTTTCCTCCTGTTCACGACCTGAGACGATGCTTCTCGGGAAGCCCCGAGGCTTCGTTCGAGGCGCCGCATGTGCGTCCGGCGGACGGCGCGCCGTTCCGTCTCCGCGGGGGAGCCTCCGGCCCGGCCGTTGCGGCGGCTCCCGGTCGTGCCGGGCGGTCCAGACCCGCGCTCCGGCGCCGGTCCTCTGCGATCTTGGCCGCCCGGCTGAGCCTTGGGAGCGCGCGGCTATCCTGTCGTGCTCCCATAATTCTCGCGCTGGAGCGTATCGAAGCCCCGTGCGGTGAGTTCGATCGTGTCCGCGTCAGGGGCGATGACGTATCCGGCATCCGTGAGCTCGGACGCCGCCGCGGTGAGCGTCGGCTCGGAGCCCAGCCGCTCCCTCAAGTAGCCAAAGGTCAGTCTCGCCCCCGGCCGGCGATGATTCTGACGGAAGATCTCAAGGATCTCACAGGCCAGCTCACTCAGCTGCATCGCTTCGGCTCCGGTGCCATCGTTCAGGCGCGGCCTGCCTGCTCCGTGAGGATGGAGTTGTCCCGAGCCGGAGAGGCCGCTTCGTCCCTGGAGCCGAGGACATCTTCCATGGTCCTGCGCCTGTTCGGGTCGTTTTCACGATCATCGCCGGCTTGCATCGGCGGCTTGCGGCTGCGCTTCTCTCCGGCCCGTCAACTCGCGTCGATCCAGATTGCGAGGCCGTTCCACCTCCCGCTCCTCGGGTTTCTCGAAGCCACTCATGGCCTGAGAACCCCACAGCCGGGACGCCGCCCCTGCCCGATCCCGCACCGCAGGGCTCTCCCCGGCATGGGGGCTCGGGGTGGCGCGAAGGCTGCTCGTGTGAATGAATCCTGCACCTCGATCGTGGTTGCACCGGAGATTTCCTTAGGATGATTCCGGTATCGGAGTGACGGCGTCACGCCAGGGCCGCCGAGCCGTCGGGTGAGGGGCGAGCGCTCACCTGCGGAGCATTGATCCGGCGCTGCTGGTTTCGTCCGGCTCGTCGATCCACAACAAGGTCCGTCCTGGCGTTCACACGCGAAAGCTCCGCCTTCTCTCCGGGAACCGATCCCTTCGAAATACGCCCGGGAAAGACGATCTCGCCTCCCCTCGCCTGGTGCGATGTGCCCGCCGGGACGAAGAGCGTCGTGCTGATCGTCGAGGATCCGGACGCGTCGTTCGGTATTCCGGCTTTGTCGCTCCGTCTTGCCGAACCTGGACCCACTTCGTCGGACTATGCTCCGGAGGGCTCCCCGCCGAAGTGGATGCCGGTTCGGCGTAAGGGAGCGCGTCATATCAAGGCTTGAGAGCCGCCGACCTGGTGCAATCAGGTCGGGAACGGCTCTAAGTCAGCTCGAAGACGGGCATGCGACTGCCGATCCCACGCAAACTGCAAAGGTGCCGCTGTGCCTGAAGCCCCTTCTCCGTGAGCAGGCGGGCTGCCTCCGCATGCCGGACGACCGGCTCGCTGACGAAGATGGCGCCGGAGGTGGCGAGCTCCTGCACGCGCGCCGCAATGTTGACCGTCTGTCCGAAGTAGTCCTGCCGGTCGTTCAGAAGGACAGCAAGGCAGGGTCCCTCATGAAGCCCGATCTTGAGGATCAGCTCGTCCGTCTCGCGACCTGTGTTCAGACGACGCATGGCCTCTCGCATCTCGAGGGCAGCCGCGACGGCTTGGCTCGGCATCGGAAAGGTCGCCATCACGGCATCGCCGATGGTCTTGACGACGGCTCCGCCGTGAGAAGCCACCACCGCCGTGAGGATCTGGAAATGCGAGCGCACCAGGTCGTAGGCGACGAGATCGCCGACCCGTTCGTAGAGATCCGTTGAGCCGGTCAGGTCGGTGAACACGAAGGTCAAGCTCAGGATCTTGAGCCGCTGATCGACATCGAGAGCGTCGGTCCGATAGATGTCGCGGAAAGCTTGATTGCTCAAAAGGCGCTTCGCGGTGAGGAAGGGCCGACGGCCCCCGATCAGCGTGTTCAGCGCCTCGCCGGCGATGAAGATGCCGGGCAGCACGCGTTCTTCGCTGCGGTTCTCCAACGTGAGGCGAAGTTGGCCCGGTTTCAGGTCGACATGGCCGACGGCGGGCCTGATGTCATCGAACACGAGGCTGAGCTCCTGACGCTGCTGAGCCGGTTCGCCAGCAACGTCGAGAACCTGCGCGGTATGAGTGACCGGATCGAACAGGATCAGGGACCCGGCCGGAATCTGCAGCGCCAGGATCATCCTCTCGCCGGCCTGCAGCTCGACGGCTTCGAGCGTCGCCAATCGCGCGAGGTCCTCGAATGCGGGCGGCTCAGGGAAGACCACCCCCGTGCCGAAGAAGATCTGCCGATGGTAGTCCCAGAAGGCGAGACTGCCCGGATCGTGCGCGGCGACGCGCCGAATGCGCGGACTGATCGCGAAGCTGACCTCGACGGCATCGTCGAGGATCGGCTCCGTGTCGAGAGCGCAGAAGGCGCAGCGATAGGCGTCCTGCCGCACGCTTTTCAGGCTGGCATTCGCACCGAGCACGCCTCCACAGCTGGAGCAGAGGATATTCCAGGACATCTCGAACAGACCGAGCCGGGCGCCGTGCAGGAGCGTGCTGATCACCGCGTCCTGGCTCAAGCCGTGTTCGCCTGCAAAGCTCAGCGCGTTGATGCGGACGAGTTCCTCATCGGCACCGTGCTGGATCAGCTGCTCCAGCGCCTGCACCGCTTCGGGGTCGCCCGCTTGACGAAGGGCGTCGAGGAGAGCGTCGCTGTCGTGCATCATCTTAAGCCTATACCGGTTCGCGCGATCGTGCACCAACGATGGAGCGGGCGCGATCGCCAAACCGGGAGCGCCAGCATGACCCGTGGGCCTCACACGGCTTCCGGTTGATCTGTTCCGAGGCGCGTCCGAGCTCGATGAGGGGAGCCGCCATCGCCGGCAGATCCGGATCCGCGAGCACACGAGCCGGCCTGCGCCAGGTCAGACGGAGCTTCCGCGGACGGAGTCCGAATATCCGCTGCCGGCCCATCCCGGCAGTTCACTGCTGCGGCCGCAGCCCGACAGAGGCAGAGCTTGAGCTCAACTGCCGAGCATCGACTCTGCGGCCGCTTCCTCACGCTCTCAATCAACCCTCAAGATAAAGCGTGTTGCATTGCACTCACATCTCATGTACGAGCATGTGCATCGCAACAATCTGATTCGACGATGCTGTCGATGGCAGTCGACCTTAGCAGGTCGGCGCAGATGTTGGCGATTGCTGCAAAGGCGCAGCACTCAAGCTCAGGCGATGAGACCGTGGCGAGGACGGCGCGCTGGCGCGGCTTCGCTCCAGGATCCCATTCGCCTCGTCCAGGCGATCGCGGCGGTCCAGGCTCCTCCGGAGCCGTGACACGCCGCGCAGGATTCGGAGAGGGAAACGCTCAGCGATGACGCGCGACGGCCATCGGTCCTCGGTCAGTTCTCAGCCACGTCCGGCCAGTGGCTGGCGGCGGATCGCACGCAGCCTGGCGCTGCTCGTCAGCCTCAGCACCTCCTCGACGATGGTCCTGGCCTATGCGGATCTGCTGCCGCAGGTCATGGAGCAGGAGATTCTTGCCTCACCGGCCGGAGGGTTGCCGCACCTCACCCGGCGGCTCGCGCAGCAGGGCGCTCCTCTGCGGATCGTCGCCTTCGGCTCCTCGTCGACCGAAGGCGTCGGCGCCAGTTCCCCGGCGGCCGCCTATCCGGCCCGGCTGGAGGCCGCTCTCAGGCGTGCCCTTCCGCGCCTCGCGGGCGGCATCACGGTGCTCAACCGCGGCATCGGCGGCGAGCACGCGGACGACATGCTCGGGCGGCTGGAGCGCGACGTGCTCGCCGCCAGGCCCGACCTCGTGATCTGGCAGACGGGCAGCAACGACCCGCTGCGGGGCGTCTCCCTGGAGCATTTCCGCGAGGCGACGGTGGCGGGTGTGCGACGGATGCAGGCTGCAGGCAGCGACGTCGTGCTGATGGAGCCGCAATGGTGCCCGAAGCTCGATGCGACGCCGGACGCTTATCGGTTCCGGGACATGGTGCGGGAGATCGGGGCCGAGCTCGGCGTTCCGGTGATCCGCCGCTCGGACCTGATGCGGGACTGGATCGCCGGCGGGAGGCTCACGCGCGAAGAGCTGTTCGCGCCCGACGGCTTGCACATGGCCGACCGCGGCTACGACCTGCTCGGGCAGGCCGTTGCTCGCGACATCCTGCGCCGGGCCCAGCCCGTGGTGATGGCGCAAGCGGGCGAGTGACATCGGCTGCCGAAGCGAGACCGTCGCAGCGGGAGGCGTAGCCGATAGAGGCGGCGAAGAATGCCAAGCCTCCGGCTGCGCCTGGCGATGATGCGGGCAGGGCGACGGGGGTGGCCGGGCCGCCCGGCGAGAGGGGGTGGCCGGGCCGCCCGGCGAGAGCGCCACGAAGAAAGCGCCCGGGCGTCAGGGCAGCTTTGCGGGGGCGCACATCAGCAGCCTTGGCGACTCACTGCACAAATCAGGGCTTCGAGTCGATCGTGCGAAAGCGCTCCCCGCCGAAGTGGAGGCCGGTACGGCGCAAGGGAGCGCGCGGCAGCAAGATTTGGGAGCCGTGCCCGACCCAATGTGGCCGGGCACGGCTCTAATGAGCGGCGCCGCGGCGTCGGCGCGGTGCCTGTGATTGGTCCGGCTCAAGCTCCGTGAACGGGACCGTGAACAAGGGTCGGTGCGCCGCATCAGCCACTGAAAACAGGTAGTGGGTGAGCTGCGGATTACGGGCACAATCGTCATGCGACGTGAACCCGGCGCCATGGCGAGCGACAGCAAGGGCCGCCGCGTCGTCGCGACACTCCAGCCCCTGGAAATCTTGGCAAACGAGGCCGGACCGGGACAGCACGTCGAAATAGTAACGCGGCATTGCGCCCTCCAAGCTTCCTCCCCGCTCTGCAGGCTGTTCTCCGCCCTTGAGCGCGTCACGCAGCTTGCCCTCTCGAAAGGCGCCTGTCACTCCCGCTCGATGCGGAATGCGGAAAGGCGCCGATCGGCCTCATGCGCGATGCGCGACGGCGCAGAGGCGAGCGAGACCCCTTCAGGACCGTGGAACGCCATCCGCATCGGCAGTATCGGCAGGCATGCTTGACCGCGCGGCCTCGTCGCCGCCCTTGCGGACCCGGTTCACCGGCCGGCCGCGCGAAGGCTCAAGGCCAATCCCATCGGCGACCGAAATGCCCCAGCGCCCTCTGGGAAGGGGGCGACGAAACCGGGCTGCCACGAGACTGTACATTCCAGAGGCAGGATTGTGCATTGTGCAATACGATCAATCACTTATGAAATGAGTACAACATTTGCTAGGGAAAGTTGATGGTTGATCGCAGGTTGACTTTCGGCTGTGGGATTTTAGCATTGGCATCGTGCCAAGACATAAAACAACTGAAACTGGCACAGTAAAATATTTCCCCGTTTTAGGCATGTAACTGGGGAGCATGTGCCACAGGCGAGGAAAAGCATCGAGTGCAGCAGACGAGGAGCATCCAAATGGCCGTCGCTCAGCATACCGATCAGAGCAAGAAGACCGAGCAGATCCGCAGGATCGCGGACCCGGCGCAAGAGAGTGTCGACAGAGCAGCCGAGACTGGTTCAGAGGCGGTCAATCTTGCCAAGGAGAACTTGAGCAGAGTGTCCGATCTGCGCGACCGCGCGGCCGACAACGCATTGCAGGTCGTGCAGATGAGCGTTGAGACGATCGCAAGGAACACTCGCGAACTCAACGATCAAATCACGAGGACTTTTGGCTTCGGCAGCGAGGATAGCGAACGCTTGGCCGACCAATCCCGGCAGAACGCGGAAGCCATCGCCCGCTGCGGCACGGTGCTGACCCAGGCTGTGCAGGATGCCTTCCGGAACAGCTTCGAGCTGGGTCAGAAGCGGTGGCAAAGCAACCTCGACGGCTTGAACAAGCTGACCCGAGCCAGGTCGGTGCACGAACTCGCCATGCTTCAGAGCGAAGTGGCTCGCGAGAGCCTGCAAAACCTTGTTCAGGACACGCGTACGGTGGCCGAGTCGTCGCTGCGGGCCTTCGAGGAAGCCAGCAGAATCTGCGCCAGCGTGAAGCCGCTCGCGCAGATCCGCTAGTCCGCCAAGGCGGGGGCTTGGCTCGGTAGCACTCCTCTCGCGGAGGGGCGTCCCCGATTGTCGGACCCTTCTCCGCGGGTTGCCCGCTCCCGGAGCGCCCGGGGACGGCAGCGTACGAAGACGCGTTGTCAGTCCGCGTCGCGCGGGGGCCTCAGCGAGATCGTGGCCGCCGAGACAAAGCGGCCGCTTGCAGGACGTCCCCCGAGGCACGTGGCCGGGTTCGCGGACGCCAGGGCCTTTGATCGATGCCGGGGGCGAGGTCCATTGCTGCTCGCTGGCCGGCAGCAGCACAAAGATTGCGGCGGTCTCAGCGATTGATTTTCAAGGGGAGACTGGTGCCGCTGGGGAGGATTGAACTCCCGACCTCGTCATTACCAATGACGCGCTCTACCACTGAGCTACAACGGCAAACCGATGTTCGATCGCTCGAAAAACCGTATTCCTATCAGCCTGTTGCTGCGGCCTGGGTACCCTATGGCGGCTGCTTGATCAAGCGTGCGATGCCTGTGATTTCGGGTGTTTGGCGGTGCTTGGGAGCAATGGTGCTGTGACAGGAGTGTGACCGGCTGCTTGTGACACCCTGGAGCCCTGGATTCAGGAGTGAATGGCACCCAAAGGCCATCGAGATGCTAACGCTCTCCCCAGGACCAACCTTCGTATGTTCCCCGTCGGCGGCAATGCCGCCCGTCTCGCCTGGGAACGCCTCAGGAAGCGGGCCGAGGTTCAAGGGCTCCGCTTTCACGACCTGAGACACGAAGCTGTGAGCCGGCTCTTCGAGATGGGTCTGAGCGTCCCCGAGGTGGCGATGCTCAGTGGGCATCGGGATACCCGGAGGCTGATGCGGTACACGCACCTGAGACCCGAGGCTCTTGCGGAGAAGTTGGCGGCAGCCCGGCGGTAAACGGCCTCGGCGGCTGGTGCAATGGACCGTCAGCCGCCACCATCCTGATCTTGAGTGTGGCGGGCCTTCAGCGGTGAGGCCCTCCTTTCTCCATCATGCCGATCTTTCGTGGCGGCGAGCAGCAGCTGCCAAGGTACTGAGCCTCATCGCCGCAGGCGGTTCATTCCCAAGGTGAAGCTGAAACAGTCTTGTCCAGGGGCGAGTTGGGTACGAACGTTCAACCGTGTTCAGCACAGTTAAAGGAAACGTTCATGGACCGTCGCCTTGCACTTACCGCCCTAGCTTCGGCTTTCGCCATTCCGTCCTTCATTGGCGCTGCCTTTGCGCAGAACGAGCCAAGCTCCGCTTCGAAATCCACTGGGAACACTGGCGCCAGGATGGGTGAGGCCGAGGCCAAGCACGCGGCTGACACTCTCGCGGCTGGCTCATTGGCCCTCGCTGCCAGTCGGATAGCGCTCAAAAAGGCAAAGGATGACGACGTTAAGCAGTTTGCGCAGTTCGAAGTCGCCGAACAGGAGACCATCGCTGATGTGCTGAAGGCGATGCGGGACCCGAGCACCCCGGCCAGCGGGCAGGTGAAGGCGCCCTCCGAGCCGGAAGTGACAGGTCAAATCGACTCCAGGGGCAAGGCAACACTAGACAAGCTGGAGCAGGCAAAGGCCGGTCCCGCGTTCGATGCAGAGTACAT
Encoded here:
- a CDS encoding DUF4142 domain-containing protein, giving the protein MDRRLALTALASAFAIPSFIGAAFAQNEPSSASKSTGNTGARMGEAEAKHAADTLAAGSLALAASRIALKKAKDDDVKQFAQFEVAEQETIADVLKAMRDPSTPASGQVKAPSEPEVTGQIDSRGKATLDKLEQAKAGPAFDAEYIKGQIEGHQSLLKIQEDYLATGKDRENLGAAKLARGMIKEHLALLSDIKKDLKE
- a CDS encoding phasin family protein, giving the protein MAVAQHTDQSKKTEQIRRIADPAQESVDRAAETGSEAVNLAKENLSRVSDLRDRAADNALQVVQMSVETIARNTRELNDQITRTFGFGSEDSERLADQSRQNAEAIARCGTVLTQAVQDAFRNSFELGQKRWQSNLDGLNKLTRARSVHELAMLQSEVARESLQNLVQDTRTVAESSLRAFEEASRICASVKPLAQIR
- a CDS encoding SGNH/GDSL hydrolase family protein — protein: MTRDGHRSSVSSQPRPASGWRRIARSLALLVSLSTSSTMVLAYADLLPQVMEQEILASPAGGLPHLTRRLAQQGAPLRIVAFGSSSTEGVGASSPAAAYPARLEAALRRALPRLAGGITVLNRGIGGEHADDMLGRLERDVLAARPDLVIWQTGSNDPLRGVSLEHFREATVAGVRRMQAAGSDVVLMEPQWCPKLDATPDAYRFRDMVREIGAELGVPVIRRSDLMRDWIAGGRLTREELFAPDGLHMADRGYDLLGQAVARDILRRAQPVVMAQAGE
- a CDS encoding DUF6894 family protein, with translation MPRYYFDVLSRSGLVCQDFQGLECRDDAAALAVARHGAGFTSHDDCARNPQLTHYLFSVADAAHRPLFTVPFTELEPDQSQAPRRRRGAAH
- a CDS encoding tyrosine-type recombinase/integrase; amino-acid sequence: MFPVGGNAARLAWERLRKRAEVQGLRFHDLRHEAVSRLFEMGLSVPEVAMLSGHRDTRRLMRYTHLRPEALAEKLAAARR